The Humulus lupulus chromosome 4, drHumLupu1.1, whole genome shotgun sequence genome has a window encoding:
- the LOC133828926 gene encoding autophagy-related protein 8C-like, whose amino-acid sequence MAKSSFKLEHHLERRQAEAAHIREKYPDRIPVIVEKAKRSDIPDIDKKKYLVLADLTVGQFVYVVRKRIKLSAEKAIFIFVKNILPPTAAMMSAIYEENKDEDGFLYMTYSGENTFGLF is encoded by the coding sequence ATGGCCAAAAGTTCCTTCAAGCTGGAGCACCACCTTGAGAGAAGGCAGGCTGAAGCTGCTCATATCAGGGAAAAATATCCAGACAGAATTCCAGTTATTGTCGAGAAGGCAAAGAGAAGTGACATACCAGACATTGACAAGAAGAAGTATTTGGTTCTGGCTGACCTGACTGTTGGGCAGTTTGTTTATGTGGTTCGAAAGAGAATAAAGCTCAGTGCTGAGAAGGCCATATTTATATTTGTAAAAAACATTTTGCCACCTACTGCTGCCATGATGTCTGCTATTTATGAGGAAAACAAGGATGAAGATGGTTTTCTTTACATGACTTATAGCGGGGAGAACACATTTGGATTGTTCTGA